A section of the Petrimonas sulfuriphila genome encodes:
- a CDS encoding TolC family protein has protein sequence MKKTYILSLAWIVSVLSVLGQEKKINLNALTLEEAVKYSLDHSPTFIAQQLKEQQAGYKLSQVKLDYLPDIYVTSDLRRNIIIPSTPIPASMINPSAPEDELMYMRFNTPWSSGAGLNVTFDIFNPETAGLKSEQEKQLKISQLDSRIAENELRATVSQAYIDCAIAQTQLDAITADTVYYAALSREIEDLYRREKVSLVDKNNAEMNYNASLARFHQAKNIQHNSRINLLMYLGVEPDKDKLDQLRLSDDIQSLYSKMMSGKVLSGENPLSQRRQAELVSLSEIKTKNALWKYAPSLSLSGYYGANYFGKELKLGNTNRWFGNSFVALSLRIPISRSLSTAKEVSRLRIQEQLERENLRDVKNNRLGELSRELARLETCKNTYRLKQSNMKLITQNIVAKQAQLQKGYTLESEFLSEKLREQNALQEYLQAAYDLLSAYINLEKLTKN, from the coding sequence ATGAAAAAAACATATATACTTTCTCTTGCATGGATTGTATCCGTTTTATCCGTTTTGGGCCAGGAGAAAAAGATAAATCTAAATGCACTGACGCTGGAAGAGGCCGTAAAGTACTCGCTCGATCATTCGCCGACGTTCATCGCGCAACAGTTGAAAGAACAACAGGCCGGATACAAGCTTTCGCAAGTAAAACTGGATTACCTGCCTGACATTTATGTTACATCCGATCTGCGGCGGAACATTATTATTCCGTCAACACCCATCCCTGCATCAATGATCAATCCTTCGGCACCGGAAGACGAGTTGATGTATATGCGTTTCAACACGCCGTGGAGTTCGGGAGCGGGGCTAAATGTTACGTTCGATATTTTCAATCCCGAAACAGCGGGATTAAAATCAGAGCAGGAGAAGCAGTTGAAAATCAGTCAGCTTGATTCCAGAATTGCTGAAAACGAGTTGCGAGCCACTGTTTCACAGGCCTATATCGACTGTGCGATTGCGCAGACCCAGCTGGACGCAATAACTGCCGATACGGTTTATTACGCCGCGTTATCACGGGAGATAGAAGATCTTTACCGGCGTGAAAAGGTTTCGCTGGTAGACAAGAACAATGCGGAAATGAATTATAACGCTTCGCTCGCCCGCTTCCATCAGGCCAAAAATATCCAGCACAACTCCAGAATAAACCTGTTGATGTATTTGGGAGTAGAACCGGACAAAGACAAGTTGGATCAGCTACGGTTGTCGGATGATATTCAGTCGCTTTATTCCAAAATGATGTCAGGCAAAGTGTTAAGCGGCGAAAACCCTCTTTCACAACGCCGCCAGGCTGAGTTGGTTTCGCTGTCTGAGATCAAGACAAAAAATGCACTATGGAAATATGCGCCGTCGTTGTCGTTATCGGGATATTATGGAGCCAATTATTTCGGGAAAGAGTTGAAGTTGGGAAACACCAACAGGTGGTTCGGGAACAGTTTTGTGGCTCTTTCGCTTCGGATTCCCATTTCGCGATCGCTGAGCACGGCAAAAGAGGTTTCCCGGTTACGCATACAGGAGCAGCTTGAGCGTGAAAATTTGCGGGATGTAAAGAATAACCGGTTGGGAGAATTATCGAGAGAGCTGGCCCGGTTGGAAACCTGTAAAAATACTTACCGGTTGAAACAATCGAACATGAAATTGATAACCCAAAATATAGTGGCAAAACAGGCACAGTTGCAAAAAGGCTACACGCTCGAAAGTGAATTTTTATCGGAAAAATTGCGTGAACAAAATGCCTTGCAGGAATACTTGCAAGCCGCCTACGATCTGTTGTCGGCTTATATAAACCTGGAAAAACTGACGAAAAACTGA
- a CDS encoding FtsX-like permease family protein has protein sequence MFATAYKFIRFEKSKSTGILLGIIISIYLIGLELGIFFYLTTLIGGVINNAKPEYSQVFVVNRLTNNANILSPFDKRWVNQLRSIEGIDDAHGMVMANVSVRFDNGESSPAIIIGSEYPELAAGPSESLLNSGSTNNLFLQGTVSTDFYDNKTFGYDVKQGTSFEISGKNVTVGATTKNAKGFSSPMLYTTDATARYYSGFSEDAVNAVIVTVKDESKIDEVIERINTVAPDLRAWRSEELKNATVINVMTANNMGMSFGTLVIFAIVSGFFIIGLTMYSATYDRIKDYGTLKAIGATGRHITLLVITQSFIYAVVGFAVSLLLLVGTKFGMAKAGLIINLSPQFLAFLFFVTLIIAVASSMFSIQKLKKVEPSSVFR, from the coding sequence GTGTTTGCAACAGCCTATAAATTCATTCGATTCGAGAAATCCAAAAGTACGGGGATTCTGCTGGGGATTATTATCAGTATCTACCTGATTGGGCTGGAGCTGGGCATTTTCTTTTACCTCACAACACTTATCGGTGGTGTGATAAACAACGCCAAACCCGAATATTCTCAGGTCTTTGTCGTGAACAGACTTACCAACAATGCTAATATTCTTTCGCCGTTTGACAAGCGTTGGGTGAACCAGCTGAGGAGTATAGAAGGGATTGACGATGCGCACGGGATGGTGATGGCTAATGTCAGTGTCCGATTCGATAACGGAGAAAGTTCGCCGGCAATAATTATTGGAAGCGAGTATCCCGAACTGGCTGCAGGCCCGTCGGAATCACTGTTGAACTCCGGTTCCACGAACAATCTGTTCCTTCAGGGAACGGTTTCCACCGATTTTTACGACAACAAGACATTCGGTTATGACGTAAAACAGGGCACAAGTTTCGAGATCAGCGGAAAAAATGTTACTGTAGGGGCTACGACAAAAAATGCCAAAGGCTTTTCGAGCCCGATGCTTTATACAACCGATGCCACGGCACGTTACTATTCCGGCTTTTCGGAAGATGCAGTCAACGCAGTTATTGTGACGGTAAAGGATGAGTCGAAAATCGATGAGGTCATCGAACGGATAAATACCGTTGCTCCAGACCTGCGTGCATGGCGGTCGGAAGAACTCAAAAATGCTACCGTAATAAATGTAATGACGGCGAACAATATGGGTATGAGTTTCGGAACGTTGGTCATTTTTGCTATCGTGAGTGGATTTTTTATCATCGGGCTGACGATGTATTCCGCCACTTACGACCGGATCAAGGATTACGGAACGTTGAAAGCCATTGGTGCTACCGGTAGACACATTACTCTTTTGGTTATAACCCAGTCGTTTATTTATGCAGTTGTGGGGTTTGCGGTTTCGTTGCTTCTTTTGGTCGGGACAAAATTTGGAATGGCTAAAGCCGGACTCATCATCAATCTCTCCCCTCAGTTTTTAGCATTTTTATTTTTCGTTACCCTGATCATTGCGGTAGCCAGCTCCATGTTTTCCATCCAAAAACTAAAAAAAGTAGAGCCGTCATCGGTATTCAGATAA
- a CDS encoding efflux RND transporter periplasmic adaptor subunit translates to MKKLFIGCFLILLLVGCGNKTENRVSVEVSPVTVAVGIGKIVPQGGVSKLASPVAGIVVEIAVATGDKVKYGDLLLTLDNTDASLALSEINSRLVTQQKSIQSAELMKEQGLTRLREKERKLNDARELFDAGAVTGENVRNLQNDYDLEKQGQEKLQNDILLQESQLREIVSQKNMRSEELSRTSLRAPMDGIVLDVLPKKGEAVNRYETYMMLAPDAPLIVQAEIDEMFSNRLALGQSCEIRVAGNPQPVAQGKILSISPDLKKKSLFSDSGQDLQDRRVREIEISIDKDTNLLIDTKVECMIHLN, encoded by the coding sequence ATGAAAAAACTATTCATTGGCTGTTTTCTCATTTTGTTGCTCGTGGGCTGCGGTAACAAAACCGAAAACAGGGTTTCCGTAGAAGTGAGTCCCGTGACAGTGGCCGTTGGTATTGGGAAAATAGTACCACAAGGCGGCGTCAGTAAACTGGCTTCGCCTGTTGCAGGTATTGTTGTTGAAATAGCTGTGGCGACAGGTGACAAGGTGAAATACGGCGATTTACTGCTTACCCTTGACAATACCGATGCATCGCTGGCGTTGAGCGAAATAAACAGCCGGTTAGTCACGCAGCAAAAATCCATACAATCGGCAGAGCTGATGAAAGAGCAAGGCCTGACCCGGTTACGGGAAAAAGAGCGAAAACTGAACGATGCCCGTGAACTGTTTGATGCGGGGGCGGTAACCGGCGAAAATGTGCGTAACCTTCAAAACGATTACGATTTGGAAAAACAAGGTCAGGAGAAACTTCAAAACGATATTTTGTTGCAGGAGTCTCAGCTTCGCGAAATTGTTTCGCAGAAAAATATGAGGTCAGAAGAGTTAAGCCGGACATCCTTGCGTGCACCCATGGACGGAATTGTACTAGACGTTCTTCCGAAAAAAGGCGAAGCCGTGAACAGGTATGAAACGTATATGATGCTGGCTCCTGACGCCCCGCTTATCGTACAGGCTGAGATAGACGAGATGTTCTCAAACCGCCTGGCTTTGGGGCAATCGTGTGAGATAAGGGTTGCGGGAAATCCTCAACCGGTGGCACAAGGGAAAATCCTCAGTATCTCGCCCGATTTAAAGAAGAAATCGCTCTTTTCCGACAGCGGACAAGATTTGCAGGACCGCCGTGTACGCGAGATTGAAATTTCGATCGACAAAGACACCAATTTGCTTATCGATACTAAGGTTGAATGTATGATTCATTTAAATTGA
- a CDS encoding ABC transporter ATP-binding protein — translation MEVAARIEEAGKEYKTGDTTIVALAPSTTVFNKGEVTLIVGPSGSGKTTLLSLLGCVIYPTTGNVWLGDTCVNHLSEAELAKIRLNEIGFVFQGFNLLAPLNALENVMQPLLLKGESRKVAKQKSLSIIRKFDMQSRVKNLPRNLSGGQQQRIAVARALVSDPKLILCDEPTASLDHKSAVLVMDMLKALSREDRAVIIVTHDTRLKKYADRTIYVSEGKISDTPFEEEFDH, via the coding sequence ATGGAAGTTGCAGCAAGAATTGAAGAGGCGGGTAAGGAATACAAAACGGGAGACACCACGATAGTGGCTTTGGCTCCTTCCACTACTGTATTCAATAAAGGCGAAGTAACCCTGATTGTTGGTCCTTCGGGTTCTGGAAAAACAACCTTGCTCTCGTTGCTCGGATGCGTCATTTATCCCACAACCGGTAACGTCTGGCTGGGAGATACGTGTGTGAATCATTTATCAGAGGCAGAACTGGCGAAAATCCGGCTAAACGAAATCGGGTTCGTATTTCAAGGCTTTAATCTTCTGGCTCCGCTCAATGCTCTTGAGAATGTGATGCAACCGCTTCTCCTCAAAGGCGAATCACGAAAGGTAGCCAAGCAAAAATCGCTGTCAATCATCCGGAAATTTGATATGCAGTCGCGGGTAAAGAACCTGCCCCGAAACCTCAGCGGTGGACAACAACAGCGAATTGCCGTTGCGCGCGCCTTGGTTTCCGATCCGAAACTTATTCTTTGTGACGAGCCCACGGCCTCACTCGATCACAAAAGTGCCGTCTTGGTGATGGATATGTTAAAAGCGCTTTCACGCGAAGACCGTGCCGTGATTATTGTTACCCACGATACACGCTTAAAGAAATATGCAGACCGGACCATTTACGTTTCGGAAGGGAAAATAAGCGATACGCCGTTTGAAGAAGAATTTGATCATTAA
- a CDS encoding winged helix-turn-helix transcriptional regulator, with translation MKSKKLLLEIIELLDQFEKTTQSTEVELSLNDFILFLQQRRTIKENRNDTVRIAQNISFLHRYSKFYIKKALKGSLLQTVDEYTYLVALFNEESLSKTEINNRNVIEKTSGNEVMRRLLKAKLIGERRDEEDKRRMRVFITDKGRAELTKVFPGLWKSATMLSDVLAPPEKESFLQASDKLCDFHKNIFIHCKEEEIDSLISKLPLVNRENP, from the coding sequence ATGAAATCAAAAAAATTGTTGCTCGAGATAATTGAATTACTGGATCAGTTTGAGAAAACAACTCAATCAACCGAAGTAGAACTTTCGCTGAATGACTTTATTCTTTTTCTGCAACAGAGACGGACAATCAAAGAGAACAGAAACGACACGGTACGTATTGCGCAAAACATAAGTTTCCTGCACCGGTATTCCAAGTTCTACATCAAGAAAGCCCTGAAGGGATCACTGCTCCAAACAGTCGATGAATACACCTACCTGGTAGCATTGTTTAATGAAGAGAGTTTGTCCAAGACAGAGATCAACAACAGGAATGTGATTGAAAAAACTTCAGGCAATGAAGTTATGCGGCGACTTCTGAAAGCGAAGCTTATCGGTGAGCGCCGCGACGAGGAAGACAAGCGCAGGATGCGTGTTTTTATAACCGATAAAGGGAGGGCGGAACTGACGAAGGTTTTTCCCGGGTTGTGGAAGTCTGCCACGATGTTATCCGACGTACTTGCGCCACCGGAAAAAGAGTCGTTTTTGCAGGCATCCGATAAACTTTGTGATTTCCACAAAAACATTTTTATCCATTGCAAGGAGGAGGAGATTGATAGTTTAATATCCAAACTGCCTTTAGTCAATCGGGAAAATCCGTAA